Proteins found in one Coffea eugenioides isolate CCC68of chromosome 5, Ceug_1.0, whole genome shotgun sequence genomic segment:
- the LOC113771900 gene encoding DUF724 domain-containing protein 7-like, giving the protein MAIRVGDSVEICCNEDGFLGSYYEAKIIAKRGKNKFLVEYKTLLKEDNEKELLKEVVEASTVRPLPPQINVSEFHVLEKVDAFDNDGWWVGRISGRAGYKYYVYFESSGDEFLYPFGSLRIHQEYENGQWIPANKRADT; this is encoded by the coding sequence ATGGCCATCAGGGTAGGTGATTCAGTGGAGATATGCTGCAACGAAGATGGGTTCTTGGGTTCCTACTACGAGGCCAAGATTATTGCCAAACGGGGTAAAAACAAGTTCCTGGTGGAGTACAAAACTTTACTCAAAGAAGATAATGAAAAAGAGTTGCTCAAGGAGGTTGTTGAAGCTTCAACAGTCAGGCCTTTACCTCCTCAGATAAATGTCTCGGAGTTTCATGTTCTTGAAAAAGTGGACGCTTTTGATAATGATGGTTGGTGGGTTGGAAGAATCTCGGGTAGAGCTGGCTACAAATACTACGTGTATTTCGAGAGTTCAGGGGATGAGTTTCTGTATCCGTTTGGCAGCCTCAGAATTCATCAGGAATACGAGAATGGCCAGTGGATTCCTGCTAATAAGAGGGCTGATACCTGA
- the LOC113771085 gene encoding LOW QUALITY PROTEIN: dol-P-Man:Man(6)GlcNAc(2)-PP-Dol alpha-1,2-mannosyltransferase (The sequence of the model RefSeq protein was modified relative to this genomic sequence to represent the inferred CDS: deleted 1 base in 1 codon), which produces MFKPPRHHQLTAKKQKQSRKFSLETTEVSRTMALATRQRRTLPTDLLTTSSSSSSSSYTKLDKPKKSDAGQDEVDRGLGWLLPLISLGMLRYMSSTTNIIHDCDEVFNYWEPLHYLLYKSGFQTWEYSSQFALRSYLYIIFHKLIASPASWWFGEEKVRVFYAVRIFLGLISTATDAALVVALSRKYGKRLASYALAMLCLTSGCFFASTSFLPSSFSMYAMSLSSALFLFEKLPAMAVAIAATGVILGWPFSILAFLPITIYSLVKRFKEAFLSGLISSLALLVLSLVFDYYYYGKWTSSVLNLLVYNVLGGGESHLYGTEGPLYYLKNGFNNFNFCFLLALLFLVVLPVARKKYQPDLLVVISPIYIWIGFMSLQQSHKEERFLYPIYPLICVAASAVIESFPDFFRDKHDPRNPSVLVKVAKFLRPVILGLILCVSHSRTFSLIHGYSAPLEIYKHFEHHDDVGTGSVVCVGSEWHRFPSSFFIPDYVAQVQWIDDGFRGLLPFPFNSTLGGTSAAPPYFNNKNKASDGQYLQDLEKCTFLVELQLQRPVLSRGSDLSKWEVVAALPYLDREMSPPLYRSFFIPHLWLQKNVFGLYKLLKRIPK; this is translated from the exons ATGTTCAAACCACCACGGCACCACCAGCTGACGGCAAAAAAGCAAAAGCAGAGTCGTAAATTCTCATTAGAAACCACAGAAGTTTCCAGAACAATGGCTTTAGCGACGAGGCAAAGGCGGACGCTACCGACCGATCTCTTGACGACGTCGTCAAGTTCGTCGTCCTCTTCGTATACGAAGCTCGATAAGCCGAAGAAATCCGACGCCGGACAAGATGAGGTCGACCGCGGGTTAGGATGGTTGTTGCCGTTGATTTCTCTCGGAATGCTGAGATACATGAGCTCTACGACGAATATAATTCACGATTGCGATGAGGTCTTCAATTATTGGGAGCCTCTTCACTATCTCCTTTACAAGTCTGGCTTCCAAACTTGGGAATATAG CTCCCAATTTGCACTGCGCTCGTATCTTTACATTATTTTCCACAAGTTAATCGCATCCCCTGCTTCCTGGTGGTTTGGTGAGGAAAAA GTCAGGGTATTTTATGCTGTGAGAATTTTTCTTGGACTCATCTCCACCGCAACAGATGCTGCTCTTGTGGTTGCCCTGTCCAGAAAGTATGGAAAACGTCTTGCATCTTATGCGCTTGCCATGCTATGCCTAACCAGTGGCTGTTTCTTTGCTAGTACTA GTTTTCTGCCTAGTTCGTTCTCCATGTATGCTATGTCTCTTTCCTCagcactttttctttttgagaag CTGCCTGCCATGGCAGTTGCTATTGCAGCAACTGGAGTTATTCTTGGCTGGCCATTCTCGATCTTGGCATTTCTTCCAATAACTATCTACTCCCTCGTTAAAAGGTTTAAAGAAGCATTCCTTTCAGGGCTAATCAGTTCCCTTGCACTGTTG GTGCTCTCCCTCGTGTTTGACTACTACTACTATGGAAAGTGGACATCATCGGTTCTGAATCTCTTGGTGTATAATGTCTTAGGTGGTGGGGAGAGTCATTTGTATGGTACTGAAGGGCCGCTGTATTACCTGAAGAATGGCTTTAATAACTTTAACTTCTGCTTCCTTCTTGCCCTGCTGTTCCTTGTGGTTCTTCCTGTTGCAAGAAAGAAGTATCAACCAGATTTATTGGTCGTCATCTCTCCTATCTATATATGGATAGGTTTCATGTCTCTGCAGCAGTCTCACAAAGAAGAAAG GTTTCTCTATCCAATTTATCCCCTTATCTGTGTTGCTGCTTCAGCTGTCATTGAGAGCTTTCCTGATTTTTTCCGGGATAAGCATGATCCACGCAACCCATCCGTGCTTGTCAAG GTTGCTAAATTTCTGAGACCTGTGATTCTTGGCTTAATTTTGTGTGTTTCCCATTCTCGGACATTTTCCCTGATTCATGGCTATTCCGCACCTTTGGAGATTTACAAGCATTTTGAGCATCATGATGATGTAGGAACTG GTTCTGTTGTTTGTGTTGGGAGTGAGTGGCACCGCTTTCCTTCATCTTTTTTCATTCCTGATTATGTGGCCCAAGTTCAGTGGATAGATGATGGGTTCAGGGGTCTTCTTCCATTCCCTTTTAACTCTACCTTGGGTGGAACTTCAGCAGCACCGCCTTATTTCAACAATAAGAACAAGGCATCAGATGGCCAATAT CTCCAGGATCTTGAGAAGTGCACTTTCCTTGTAGAGCTTCAGCTTCAACGGCCAGTCCTTTCCCGTGGAAGTGACTTGTCGAAGTGGGAG GTTGTTGCAGCATTACCATATCTCGACAGGGAAATGTCGCCTCCCCTTTACCGCTCTTTCTTTATCCCCCATCTTTGGCTGCAGAAGAATGTCTTTGGCCTATACAAGCTGCTGAAGAGAATACCAAAATAG